One Panicum virgatum strain AP13 chromosome 9K, P.virgatum_v5, whole genome shotgun sequence genomic region harbors:
- the LOC120647369 gene encoding protein NRT1/ PTR FAMILY 5.2-like, whose product MAGAGSPAMEKGDLRGAAAAEYAQDGSVDLRGNPVLRSKRGGWTACSFIVVYELFERMAYYGIASNLIIYLTEKLHQGTVEASNNVTNWSGTVFLTPLLGAYVADAYLGRYWTFVIGSAIYFMGMVLLVLSVSLPALKPRPCHAGVCPKASALQLGVYFGGLYIVALGNGGTKPNISTIGADQFDEFDPREKMHKLSFFNWWMFTIFLGILFSSTVLVYLQDNVSWAIGYGIPTLGLLVSIAVFLAGTKLYRHRLPQGSAFTSMGRVLAAALIKWNVPVPTDAKELHELDLEVYTRKRRFRMDSTNSMRFLNKAAVKDNKGGGGGGSPARWSLCTVTQVEETKQMIKLVPLLVTMFVPCTLIAQTNTLFVKQGATMNRHMGPRFQIPPASLGAFVTLTMLITVAVYDRVLVRAVRRYTKNPRGITILKRMGIGLFLQVVTMGIASAAESRRLAYARSHGLDKTGGELGLTIFVLLPQFVLMGLADAFLVVGMIEFFYDQAPESMKSLGTAMSLTAYGIGNILSSFLLSTVTRITGERGNAWVTNNLNASNLDYYYAFLTVLGGINFLAFLALSGVYRYKGESTETIDIVMGLEAEKAKLQAEPLG is encoded by the exons ATGGCCGGCGCAGGGAGCCCGGCCATGGAGAAGGGCGAcctgcgtggagcggcggcggcggagtacgCGCAGGACGGGTCCGTGGACCTGCGCGGCAACCCCGTGCTCCGCTCCAAGCGCGGCGGCTGGACGGCCTGCTCCTTCATCGTCG TGTACGAGCTGTTCGAGCGGATGGCGTACTACGGGATCGCGTCCAACCTCATCATCTACCTGACGGAGAAGCTCCACCAGGGCACCGTGGAGGCCTCCAACAACGTCACCAACTGGTCCGGCACCGTCTTCCTCACGCCGCTGCTCGGCGCCTACGTCGCCGACGCGTACCTCGGCAGGTACTGGACCTTCGTCATCGGCTCCGCCATATACTTCATG GGGATGGTGTTGCTGGTGCTGTCGGTCTCCCTGCCGGCGCTGAAACCGCGGCCGTGCCACGCCGGCGTGTGCCCCAAGGCCTCGGCACTGCAGCTCGGGGTCTACTTCGGCGGGCTGTACATCGTGGCCTTGGGCAACGGCGGCACCAAGCCCAACATCTCCACCATTGGCGCCGACCAGTTCGACGAGTTCGACCCGCGGGAGAAGATGCACAAGCTCTCCTTCTTCAACTGGTGGATGTTCACCATCTTCCTCGGCATCCTCTTCTCCTCCACCGTCCTCGTCTACCTCCAGGACAACGTCAGCTGGGCCATCGGGTACGGCATCCCCACGCTGGGCCTCCTGGTCTCCATCGCCGTCTTCCTCGCCGGCACCAAGCTGTACCGCCACAGGTTGCCGCAGGGCAGCGCGTTCACGAGCATGGGCAgggtgctcgccgccgcgctcatcAAGTGGAACGTCCCCGTCCCGACCGACGCCAAGGAGCTGCACGAGCTGGACCTCGAGGTGTACACGAGGAAGCGCAGGTTCCGGATGGACTCGACCAACTCCATGAGGTTCCTGAACAAGGCCGCCGTGAAGGAcaacaagggcggcggcggcggcggctcgccggcgaggtggagccTGTGCACGGTTacccaggtggaggagacgaaGCAGATGATCAAGCTGGTGCCCCTCCTCGTGACAATGTTCGTGCCGTGCACGCTGATCGCGCAGACCAACACCCTGTTCGTGAAGCAGGGCGCGACCATGAACCGGCACATGGGGCCGCGCTTCCAGatcccgccggcgagcctcggcGCGTTCGTCACGCTGACCATGCTCATCACCGTCGCGGTGTACGACCGGGTCCTCGTCAGGGCCGTGCGGCGGTACACGAAGAACCCGCGAGGGATCACCATCCTGAAGCGGATGGGCATCGGCCTGTTCCTGCAGGTGGTGACCATGGGGATCGCGTCGGCGGCCGAGAGCCGAAGGCTGGCGTACGCGCGGAGCCATGGCCTGGACaagaccggcggcgagctcgggctcaccatCTTCGTGCTGCTCCCGCAGTTCGTGCTGATGGGCCTCGCCGACGCGTTCCTGGTGGTGGGCATGATCGAGTTCTTCTACGACCAGGCGCCTGAGAGCATGAAGAGCCTGGGCACGGCCATGTCGCTGACGGCGTACGGCATCGGCAACATCCTCAGCAGCTTCCTGCTGTCCACCGTGACGCGCATCACCGGCGAGCGGGGGAACGCCTGGGTCACCAACAACCTCAACGCCTCCAACCTCGACTACTACTACGCCTTCCTCACCGTGCTCGGCGGCATCAACTTCCTGGCATTCCTCGCGCTCAGCGGCGTGTACAGGTACAAGGGCGAGTCCACGGAGACGATCGACATTGTCATGGGCCTCGAGGCCGAGAAAGCCAAGCTGCAGGCGGAGCCACTGGGTTGA